Proteins encoded together in one Solanum lycopersicum chromosome 7, SLM_r2.1 window:
- the LOC101245857 gene encoding low temperature-induced protein lt101.2-like: MASRCEVFLEILLAILIPPLGVFFRHGCCSCEFLICLILTLLGYIPGIIYAIYAIVVRGYDQDEEWRPLTA; encoded by the exons atggcTTCAAGATGTGAAGTTTTCTTGGAGATTTTGCTTGCAATCTTAATTCCACCTCTTGGAGTTTTCTTTAGACATGGTTGTTGCAGT TGTGAATTCTTGATTTGCTTAATATTAACCTTATTAGGTTATATTCCTGGAATTATTTATGCAATTTATGCAATTGTGGTTCGTGGTTATGATCAAGATGAAGAATGGCGTCCTCTCACAGCCTag
- the LOC101246835 gene encoding UPF0057 membrane protein At4g30660: MEITCALVCEILLAILLPPLGVCLRNGCCTVEFLICLVLTILGYVPGIIYALYAILFVEREPRRDHYDTLA, translated from the exons ATGGAGATAACATGTGCACTTGTCTGTGAGATCTTACTAGCAATCTTGCTTCCTCCTCTTGGTGTTTGCCTTCGCAATGGTTGCTGCACT GTGGAGTTCTTGATTTGCTTGGTATTGACCATATTGGGCTATGTTCCTGGAATTATCTATGCTCTCTATGCAATCCTCTTTGTTGAACGTGAACCACGAAGGGATCATTATGACACTCTTGCTTGA
- the LOC101247136 gene encoding UPF0057 membrane protein At4g30660: MDSRCAILCEVLLAIFLPPLGVCLRHGCCTVEFLICLILTILGYVPGIIYALYAILCIQSEPHYHHYHSLA; encoded by the exons ATGGACTCAAGATGTGCAATTCTGTGTGAAGTTTTACTAGCAATCTTTCTTCCTCCACTGGGTGTTTGCCTTCGCCATGGTTGCTGCACT GTGGAGTTCTTGATTTGCTTGATTTTGACCATATTGGGCTATGTTCCTGGAATTATCTATGCTCTTTATGCAATCCTCTGTATTCAAAGTGAACCACACTACCATCATTACCATTCTCTTGCTTGA